In the Parashewanella tropica genome, ACTGATGGGGTTTTCTAATCCATGTAAAGCCAGTTTTTTTCTTAATCGGCTGACCATCACTTCAATGGTATTTGGGTCACCTTCACGATCGGCATAAATAACATCTAACAGTCGGCGTTTGGTTACCACTTCATGATTATGACGCATTAAGTACTCTAAAATAAGGTATTCAAAAGCGGTTACGTCAATGGTTGATCCACTCAAACTTACTTGTTTTGCAGCGAGATCTATTTCCAAATCTCCACTGGTGATCAAAGGCTTAACAAAACCAGCACTTCTTCGAACCAAAGCATCTAATCTTGCCACCAATTCTTCTTTTTGAAATGGTTTGACGAGATAGTCATCAGCACCTGCATTGAGACCTTCGACTTTATCTTTCCAATGCATCCGAGCTGTTAAGATGAGAATCGGGGCTTTTAAATCATCATCTCTGAGCTTTTTAATGAGATTAATACCATCGAAATCGGGTAAACCTATATCAATAATTGCGATATCTATCGGGTAATTTATCGCTTGGTAGTGGCCTTCTTTTGCATTTAAGGCAACTTGAACCTGATTTCCTAGCTCTGAGAGCTGAACTTTAAGATGATGTGATAAAAGTGGATCATCTTCTACAACCAATATCCGCATTGTTATCTTCCAATAGTAAATCAAATATCAATTCAATTGATATTTACCTAAGCAAAAGAAAAGTGATGTATTTTTGTACGTCAGAATGTTTTATATACAAAATAGGGTTCGGTTGGAAGTAAAAATTGACTACTTTTAATCTTAAATAAATGTTAGATTTCAGGTCTCTTTTTTAGTTTCGTAATTTTTGGAGCAAGTGTGAAGGCACAGATCATTGAGGAAATGAAGGTTCAACCTCAAATCGATTCAGAACAAGAAGTTCAGCGTAGAGTAGGGTTTATTAAGACAATGTTGCTTAATTCTGGCTGTAAAAGTGTCGTTCTTGGGATCAGTGGCGGTGTCGATTCATCTCTAGCAGGACGTCTTTGTCAGTTAGCTGTTGAGCAACTGAATGATGAACAAAAATTTAATCAATATCAGTTTTTCGCAGTCCGTTTACCTTACAAAATTCAAAAAGATGAGGATGAAGCTCAATTGGCCTGCCAATTTATTCAACCTTCTCAGCAAGTGACTGTGAATATTGCTTATGGTGCAGATGGCATTCATTCAGAAGTACTAGCAAGCTTAGAAAATGCCAATGTAAATGTTGATGACGGAATCAATATTGATTTTGTAAAAGGTAACGTGAAAGCTCGCCAACGTATGATCGCGCAATATGAAATTGCGGGTCTGGTAAACGGTTTAGTTGTTGGTACGGATCACAGTGCCGAAAACATCACAGGTTTTTATACCAAGTGGGGGGATGGTGCTTGTGATTTAGCGCCTTTATTTGGGTTAAGTAAACGCCAAGTTCGTCAACTAGCAAGCTATTTAGGCGCTCCAGATCTCTTGGTAAATAAAGCTCCTACTGCTGATTTAGAGGAAGACAAGCCTCAATTAGCTGATGAAGTTGCATTAGGTTTAACCTACGATCAAATCGATGACTTTTTAGAAGGTAAACACGTTAGTTCTGATGTAGAAGAAACCTTGATTGGAATTTATAAAAGAACCCAACATAAGCGAAAAGCCATTCCTACCATATACGATAACTATACTCATGATACCTGAAGATGCAGGATTTCAGCGAGAATACTTTTTATTAAGAGTATTGCCATTTAGGCAAGTTAGTTATCCGCGGTAAACGCAGTAACGACAGTTTTGTATGTCGGTCATAGTTAGTCTATTTCAAGGGTAAGTATCGCAGAATAAATGGCAATTAAACTCGCACGGAGTGGGCTTTTCAGCGTTGATTCTTCTTTGTTGTGAAAGCTTAAATTAGCCCGCTATTTCTGCGCTTTCACGCCTCGAATAATGCAACGCTGAATAAGCCCTGAAAGTTGCACCTTCAAGTATCATGGGTATATAACGTGCTAGATTTTTCTCATATTCGTTGGCTTGATGATAAAGGGCGGGTAAAACCGCCTTTAACTTTGTATATCGTTTTGGCTTTTTTGGCTAGATCATGGTGTGTTTTTGCCATGTCATTGACTCAATCTGGTCAACGTGATGTTTTAGTAAAACTCTTTTATCCTGAAAAAACTGACTTCATTTCGGGCTTGGTTGCAGGCTCTATTGCGGTTGTGATTTTTTTTCTGATTACTTTTGAACGAAGAGGCAAGCCAACGTTTCTTATTCCACTATTTAAACGGATTAAATGGGGACTATTTGTTACCTTAGTCGCAGAAGTTTATCTCATATATGTCAAACTATCCCATTTACAGTTTCAGTTTAGTTGGCAAAGCGGTTTGGAAGTTTTAGGGCTCTTTTGGTGTTGGCTGTTCATCATTAAATCACAACATTTAGAGTATTATGTCAAAAACTGGACACTCGACAGAGAATAGCGGTATTCTCTGCAACTGTTTATACAGAATAACGTATTCAATTTTTGTATACCTCATAATGGATGTGGTTTTTTGGCATGCCGAATTTAGTAAAAATTCCCGTTTCTGACGTTCAATTAGGGATGAAGGTAAAGATCCCTACATCATGGAAAGACCATCCTTTTTTTAGAAGCAGTATTTGGATAAAAACCAATAAAGAACTCCAAGTTATTAAAGGCTTAGGCTTACCTTATGTGTATTTGCTTGAAGGACACTATCAAGTCACAGAACAAGTTCAAAAACCTGAGGAACTCAGTGTTCAGGGTAAAGAGTCATATTCTGAGCAAAGCATTTTTGACCACAGTAAAGAAATTAAACAAGCCATTCATAAAAGCCAGAAAAGATTTTCGTTTAATATAAATGAAAACCAAGTCATTCATAGTAAGTTACTTACTGATCCCGATGGCGCTTATCGTCTTTCAGCTGGGGTTGCAGACCAACTTTATCAACACCTGACAGAGACAGAGGATACACACCTTTGTACGGTTAAAAAGCCTGAGTCTCATAGAGATGTGAGTCAGCATTGTGTATCTGTTGCTGTGATTTCTATGCTGTTGGCTAAAGTCATAGGCTTGAGTGAAGAACAAATAAGAGATGTTGCTCAAGGGGCGTTAGTACATGATTATGGAAAAAGTAAGGTCCCAGATAGTATTGTTAGGAAAACAGGTGAACTTACGAACAGTGAAAAGAACTTTCTCAACTTACACCCAACCTACGGCGTTAATATCTTAAAGCCACAGGGTGTTTGGTCTGAAGCGGTATTGAGTATTGTTGGATCACATCACGAATTTATTGATGGCAGTGGTTTTCCCAAGCAGTTAAAAGGAAAACAAATCCCAATAACAACTCAGGTTGTCAGTCTTGCAAATGAGTTTGAAAACTTATTAAACGACTCGAGATTCAGCTCATCAAAACTGGCGCTGGGTTATCTTTACAAGAACGGTTCGAAACGACACGATCCTGAATTATTGGCAGCGTTAATTAAAACAATTGGAGTCTTCCCACCAGGCACAATAGTCAAGTTGCAAGACGGGTGTTTTGCAAAGGTTTTAGTTAATAAAAACCATAGCAATTTCCCTGATGTTTTAAGCTGCACTGAATCAGGCTCAAAAGCAAAAATGCGATGTTTAGAAGATGAGCAAGTGGCTATTGATAGCGTGGTAAATAAAGGAGAGTTACCAGAAAATGTTCTTCAAGCACTGGGTGGCGATCAGGCTGTAAGTTTTTATTTTTGTTCAGAGTAATAAGAGAATCTTCATGAATCAAAAAGTTACTATCATTGGCTGTGGTTGGTTTGGTTTTCCTTTAGCTAAGCATTTACTGGAATTAGGCTTTCAAGTTTCTGCAAGTAAACGCGAAGCTTCATCACTAGAATCACTTAAAGATGAAGGTATCAAAGCTTTTACTTTGGATTTAGAGCAAGAACTGACTGGTACTGTTGAAACTATTGCTCCTTTTTTACAATCGGAATACCTTATTGTTACCGTGCCTCCAAGGTTGAGAAGGCAAACATCATCGACTTTTTTATCTCAGTTAAAAAAGCTAATGCAGATTATTGACGTTGAACAGTACAACAAAATCGTCTTTACTAGCTCAACATCTGTTTATCCTGATATTGATAAAATAATGGTCGAAGAAGACGCTACATCGCATTCTGAATCAAGCGAAACCATGTTGGCAGCTGAAGATTTATTTTTAAAGCATAATAATGGCTATGTTTTGCGATTCTCCGGTTTAATGGGGCCTCAACGGCCACCGGGTCGTTTTTTTGCAGGCAAAACTCAAATTCCCGCTGGTGATAAGGTGGTGAACTTAGTTCATCAAACTGATTGTATTCAGGCGATGGTTTCTTTGTTAACAGCTGATTCAGCTAGTAAAGTTTATAATGTATGTTCACCTCATCATCCATCTCGTAGCGAATTTTATACACAAGCTACTCGTGAGTTGGGGGTTGAGTTACCTGAATTCCTAAATGATGGTGTTCATGGAAAAGAGGTGAGTGGATCTAAAATTAGTTGTGAATTGGGATTTTCATATCAGTTTGATGATCTATTTGTCGCACTTAAAGCTTGTTGATTAAGGGGAATATTGTGATAAAAAAGCTCTATGCATCTATTTTTATTTGTGCATTTTCTTTTTTGTGTAATCAAGCGTTAGCTGCTAATTACGTAGAAGGTAAAGACTATACTAAAGTTGAGGGTTTCCCAGAAACCCATAAGCCTGTGGTAAGAGAGTTTTTCTCATACAACTGTCCTCACTGTTATCATGCTGAGCCTAGCGTTGAAAAAATGGCTACGATGTTGAAGGGTAAGGTGGCGTTTGTTCGTACTCCGGTAGGAGCAGGGCGTCCGAGTTGGATATTAGGGCAAGAAGCGTATTATGTGGCGCAAAAGCTTAGAATTACTAATCAAGTGCATAGCCAAATTTTTCATTACATTCATGAAGAAGCAGGGCCATTTACTTCAGCCTCTCAACTTAGAGCATTTTTTATAACTCAAGGGGTTAAAGGTGCTGAGTTTGATAAGGTATACAACTCTCCTGAAAAGAAATCAGCGTTTAGCGAATACGGCATTCAGGTGCAGCTCTCAGGTATTAGTGGTGTACCTACATTTTTAATTAATGGCATTTATGAAGTCAATCCGAGTGGAAAGTCAGCTTCTGAGCTAGTGGCCATTGTCAATTATTTAGTGAAGTTAAAGCCTAAAAAATGAGTGTGATGCCTAATCGAAAAAATCGACTAGGCATCAAAAATTTCAAGTTTAACTGTCTTCTTCCTCATTACTTGTTTGCATATCCACCAAAGATATACCTTCCTCAGTTGATAGTGGAAGTTTCCCTGTTTCTGCCAGTGTAAGTTTTTCTTGTTCTTCATCAGGAAGTTCTTTGGGAACACTTGCCCATGCTTCAGACTCTTCTTCATCAAATTTATTCCAATCTTTGCTTTTTTCAACGGCTTTTACCTGCGCAGAAACTGTTCTTCGGTATGCTGCCATAAACTGCCTTGCAACTAATGGAGAGAGCTTTGAATTTAAAACTTGGAAGGTCGTCTTTTTCCCAAGTTGTGCTTCAAAAGCATCGGTATCATGCTCTCTAAAACAAGAAGCAAATAAAAGTATGCATATTCTTTCGGCTCTATCGGCTTGTGAGCTAAGCTCTGTAGCAGTTAAAACAATGGCACTTTTACCGTCTTTTATATTGGTTAGCTCGGCAGGAATACTAAGTAAACAAGTTATGATTTTTAAATGCTCATTAATCGAATGCGGGCCTTTTGTTATTGCCCTAGCTATTATGTAGCCTGGCACTCTCATTCCGGCATCTTTCATTGCAGCTATGCATCTACTTATGGTGCTATATTCATGATTTATTGTGGCGACATTTAGAACCTCACAGACTTTTTCTTTGAATGCATCTTCAGGTAAATATTTAAAGAGTTGATGCATGGCTTCGATATTGTCTGCAGCTTGAGCCTCTTTATACAATTCATTGATTACCGCCTTTCGCTCTTCTTCATCGTCAAATTTGATATTTGCTTCCAAAAAGCTTTTTAGTAATTTCACGTGGCTTTTCTTTCTTGCTGCTAGGATAGCCGGGCTTAGACCTGTTTTGTTTTTTATAAATGGATCAGCGCCATTTAATATTAATGTTTGATTTATTGCATTGCTGGGTGATGTTTCAACACTTAAAAATAAAGGTGTGCAACCATTGTTATCACGTTTATTTACGTCAGCATGGTGCTTCAACAACGAGGAAGCGCACTGAGTGTTCGGAAAAAGCGCAACCAAATGTAATGCAGTACGACCGTTTGAATCGAGGGTGTCAACTTCTACTCCGCTTTGCAGTAAATACTCCACAATTTGATGATGCCTAAGTGTGCAGGCTTGTTGCAGAGGCATAAAGCCATCTGCTGACTTGAGTTCTTTATTTGCGCCTGCCTCACATAACTCTTTAACTCGTTCAAGTTTATTTAAACTTATCATTAGGTGGAGTGCTGTATTACCTTGTGCATTTTTTATGTCTAGATCTTGAGGGCGACATGACCTCAACAGTGTAGGTAATTGTGCGTGAAATTCTAGAGTACAAGCTAAATGCAGAGCAGTATTACCATCAACATCTTTCAATACTGGTCTTGCTCCAGCATCTGTGAGTAATTTAGTGATTGGTAGATGGTTTACCATTACTGTTATATGTAAAGGTGTATACCTTTTAGTATTAAAATCCTTGAATAAGTACTTTAGATTGTGTCCCCAAAAAGGTTTTTTTACATCATTATGACAATCGCCCAGTTTATGTTCTGGGCGATTTTCGCAAGGGGACGTTCGATAAAAGGCCATTTCGAAGCCTTTTTCTTGGTCAGCGTCGCTTTCTTTGACAGGGAAATTACCTTTGTATACAAAGCAGGTGAGATTTATTCCAACTTCTAAATATGAGTGAACCTTATCAGTATCTTTGCGTAATATAGCCTGTAGAAACTTGTTTCCGAGAACTTCCATATTCAACTCTTGATCTAGATATTTTGCTGCTTTGTCCTCAAGAGATTTAAACATAATTGAGTCGCTGTCTAAGTGTGTAACTCTCCAGCATTTACCAAAATTCTGTTGGTGCTCAATATAAACAGGAATCGTAGACGTCTGTGGTCTAAGGCTTTTAGGCTGATGTTGATGGAACTGGATAATGACAGTATGATTCCTTAGACATACTGTTGTTAGGTGTGATAGAGCAATAGAAACGCCATATTCATGATCGTTACCTTCTAATACAAATGCATCTTGCCCTTTGTCGTAGCTTATAACCAGCGCTGTTCCTAGCTGATATGCTTGATTATGTGTCAATGCTGCCATAAGACTAAATCTCTATGAATAAACGATTATGAATTGACAAAATTAAGGGCAAATAATTGCATTAATTTTCTTTTATCAGTTGAGGTAATTAATTAAAAATACAAAAAAGGTTACATTTTAAGGCTTTAACCATTGCTGAATGGGAACTAGATTATTCCTATGGATTAAATTGCACGGAATCACTATGCCGTTACCTTTATTTTTACTGGGCGGTGCTGTTAGCGCGATAGTTTTGGCTGAATACAAACAGCAGAGAAAAGAAGCGTTAATCAATCGGTATTATCCTAGAGCTAACTCGAAGAAAGCTGAACTAAAATACTCCCCAAGCCTTATTCATTCTTCAAATACAAAAGTAAAGCCAATTGCAGGTGCTATGGTTTGTTGTCATGTTTACGGGCTAGTTTGTCATGTTGGGATTTGGTGTGATGATGCAATAATCGAACTACATGGTTCAGGTTTGGTTCGTGTTGTATCACCTGAGCGTTTCTTAAAGCAGAGAAGCGGAGAAACTATTTATATCGCTTGTAACTCTCAAGCGGAACCTTTGGCAAGTAAAATTGCGGCTAATAATGCTAAGGAGCTGATATTTAGCTTTAGAAAATATGATTTGATAGCAAATAATTGCTACCGATTTACTTGGTTTTGTTTGAGTGGAGAAGAAGTAAAAATATCTAGCTTTACTGAACTTAACCAGCAATTAGCTAACTATTTTAAACAAGATATATATTGGGATGAGCTAATTTATATATAGAAATTACATCCCATCTTCTTCTGTCATTTCTTTAGGTTTTTTGTCTTTTAAGTCAAAGCCATCAAGTAGCAAAAGAACATCTGCAATAGCTGCTTTTAATGTGGCGTGTTCTTTTGAGCTTTTACCTGTGCGGCGATGATGATTTGATTCGCTTAGAGTGATTTTATCAAGAATTGATTCAAGTTCGACAGGGTCATTATTGTCTTGCAAGTCGATAGGGCGCTTGGCTTTTTTATTGTAGGCTTGTATTTCTTGCTCAAGGGTTTGTTGCGATTCTTTTAATCGTTTCATAGCTTATCCCTAATCTATTTTGAGTTGTTGTTTACCTCTACTTCTTTTATCCCAATTCACATTCAAGAAAAACCGTATTAAAACGCAAATTGGTATTACTGCATATCTTAAAAACTTTAGTTCAGAAATAATGTCTTATCAAGTATCACAAGTATTAAAAAGCCCTGATATTCAGGGCTTTTTTAGAGTAGAATTTTTAGTCTTTATTCTTCTTACAAAAATGGTCTACAGCTTTTTTTGCCAGCTCTAACCCTGATTGATCACAAGGTGGTAACTCAGCATCGCTTTCATCGATTGGAGTCACTCTGTCACCCCATTTTAGAAGCATTGCAGCCGAAGTTAGGCCTGCACCAAAGGCGCAAGATAATATGGTTTGGTTAGGCTTCAATCGACCTTGTTCAATTGCATCGCAGATAGCAATTGGTACGGTTGCAGCAGAAGTGTTCCCGTAGTTAGCAATGTTAACAAATGCTTTTTCTTTAGGGATGCGCATTTTAGCGACAAGTGTATCAATGATTCTTTCATTAGCTTGATGAGGGATCACAATATCAACGTCGTCTTTTTCAACACCGCAGCGCTCCAAAACCTGTGCACTTAAGTTTTTCATACCGTTGATTGCGCGTTTAAAGATCTCTTGTCCATCAAACTGGATATAAAAGTCCAAAGATTTAGGATCAAAGCGATCCATTCCGGTACCAAATGAAGCTTTAAGGATTTCTCTACCTTCAGGGTCATTATTTAGTGCATAAGCTTTTACACCGCAATCTTCTTCTGTTGCTTCAAAGACCGCAGCCCCAGCACCGTCGCCGAATAATACAGCAGTTTCACGACGAGACCAGTCAATCATGAAGGTCAAACGCTCTGCACCAATCACCAACACTTTTTTACATTGGCCACTTTCAATTTGTGCAGTGGCTAAACCTGAACCGTATAAAAAGCCGCTGCATGCTGCATTAATATCAAACGCCGCACAACTCGCGCCAACATTCGCTTGTACGGTAGCAGCGATATTAGGCACTAACGTATCAGGCGTGGCAGTGGCAAGGATGATCATATCAAGCTCGCTTCCGTCAATACCCGCGGCAGCTAGTGCTCTTTTCGCGGCAACTGTCGCTAACTCAGAAGTGTTAACGTGACTGATATGACGCTGTTTAATTCCGGTTCGGGTTTTTATCCATTCATCTGAAGTTTCGATGAATGTGGCTAAATCATCATTGGTCAGAACTGCAGGAGGAACACATTTTCCCCATCCAGTGATCATAGCGTTTGGCATATTAGGTTCTCTTTACTACTGTCTTAGTAATTATTATCTATTAGTTAACTTGTTGTGCAACCATACTTTTTATGGTTTCTGCGGCATTCAATATATGCGATTTTAGCAAGTTACAAGCTTTATCTGTTTCGCCGTTTTTACAATGTTCAAGCAAATCTCTATGTTCTTGCTCAGCTTTAGGAATACCACCACCTAGCAATAATTGTAATCGAATATAACGGTCACAATTGGTGTTGAGAGATTGAATGACTTCTAATGTATGTGGACGATTTGCCGCTTGATATAAACAAGTATGGAACTGAGTGTTAAGCTCACTCCAACTTGCTACAGCATTCTCTTGCTTGAAAGCTGATTCCAATAATTCAAGCACTTGTTCTGCTTCTGAAAAATCAGTGCGTTGCATATTAGGAATAGCTTTAGCGAGCAAATCAGTTTCAACCATAGCTCGAAGTTCGAATAATTCAGTTACTTGATCAACTGATAAAACGGTAGCCGTCGCACCTTTGTGGGCTTCAAATTTTACTAATCCCTCAGCTTCTAATTGTAGTAGAGCTTCTCTTATGGGTATACGACTTACACTGAGTT is a window encoding:
- a CDS encoding ketoacyl-ACP synthase III, with the protein product MPNAMITGWGKCVPPAVLTNDDLATFIETSDEWIKTRTGIKQRHISHVNTSELATVAAKRALAAAGIDGSELDMIILATATPDTLVPNIAATVQANVGASCAAFDINAACSGFLYGSGLATAQIESGQCKKVLVIGAERLTFMIDWSRRETAVLFGDGAGAAVFEATEEDCGVKAYALNNDPEGREILKASFGTGMDRFDPKSLDFYIQFDGQEIFKRAINGMKNLSAQVLERCGVEKDDVDIVIPHQANERIIDTLVAKMRIPKEKAFVNIANYGNTSAATVPIAICDAIEQGRLKPNQTILSCAFGAGLTSAAMLLKWGDRVTPIDESDAELPPCDQSGLELAKKAVDHFCKKNKD
- a CDS encoding ankyrin repeat domain-containing protein, whose amino-acid sequence is MAALTHNQAYQLGTALVISYDKGQDAFVLEGNDHEYGVSIALSHLTTVCLRNHTVIIQFHQHQPKSLRPQTSTIPVYIEHQQNFGKCWRVTHLDSDSIMFKSLEDKAAKYLDQELNMEVLGNKFLQAILRKDTDKVHSYLEVGINLTCFVYKGNFPVKESDADQEKGFEMAFYRTSPCENRPEHKLGDCHNDVKKPFWGHNLKYLFKDFNTKRYTPLHITVMVNHLPITKLLTDAGARPVLKDVDGNTALHLACTLEFHAQLPTLLRSCRPQDLDIKNAQGNTALHLMISLNKLERVKELCEAGANKELKSADGFMPLQQACTLRHHQIVEYLLQSGVEVDTLDSNGRTALHLVALFPNTQCASSLLKHHADVNKRDNNGCTPLFLSVETSPSNAINQTLILNGADPFIKNKTGLSPAILAARKKSHVKLLKSFLEANIKFDDEEERKAVINELYKEAQAADNIEAMHQLFKYLPEDAFKEKVCEVLNVATINHEYSTISRCIAAMKDAGMRVPGYIIARAITKGPHSINEHLKIITCLLSIPAELTNIKDGKSAIVLTATELSSQADRAERICILLFASCFREHDTDAFEAQLGKKTTFQVLNSKLSPLVARQFMAAYRRTVSAQVKAVEKSKDWNKFDEEESEAWASVPKELPDEEQEKLTLAETGKLPLSTEEGISLVDMQTSNEEEDS
- a CDS encoding response regulator, with the protein product MRILVVEDDPLLSHHLKVQLSELGNQVQVALNAKEGHYQAINYPIDIAIIDIGLPDFDGINLIKKLRDDDLKAPILILTARMHWKDKVEGLNAGADDYLVKPFQKEELVARLDALVRRSAGFVKPLITSGDLEIDLAAKQVSLSGSTIDVTAFEYLILEYLMRHNHEVVTKRRLLDVIYADREGDPNTIEVMVSRLRKKLALHGLENPISTIRGQGYKFNQPCN
- a CDS encoding GntR family transcriptional regulator; its protein translation is MSRKTPIVHKTRTQVVVEVLREKILSGDIAAGEPLRQSALADELSVSRIPIREALLQLEAEGLVKFEAHKGATATVLSVDQVTELFELRAMVETDLLAKAIPNMQRTDFSEAEQVLELLESAFKQENAVASWSELNTQFHTCLYQAANRPHTLEVIQSLNTNCDRYIRLQLLLGGGIPKAEQEHRDLLEHCKNGETDKACNLLKSHILNAAETIKSMVAQQVN
- a CDS encoding thiol:disulfide interchange protein DsbA/DsbL; this encodes MIKKLYASIFICAFSFLCNQALAANYVEGKDYTKVEGFPETHKPVVREFFSYNCPHCYHAEPSVEKMATMLKGKVAFVRTPVGAGRPSWILGQEAYYVAQKLRITNQVHSQIFHYIHEEAGPFTSASQLRAFFITQGVKGAEFDKVYNSPEKKSAFSEYGIQVQLSGISGVPTFLINGIYEVNPSGKSASELVAIVNYLVKLKPKK
- a CDS encoding HD-GYP domain-containing protein, coding for MPNLVKIPVSDVQLGMKVKIPTSWKDHPFFRSSIWIKTNKELQVIKGLGLPYVYLLEGHYQVTEQVQKPEELSVQGKESYSEQSIFDHSKEIKQAIHKSQKRFSFNINENQVIHSKLLTDPDGAYRLSAGVADQLYQHLTETEDTHLCTVKKPESHRDVSQHCVSVAVISMLLAKVIGLSEEQIRDVAQGALVHDYGKSKVPDSIVRKTGELTNSEKNFLNLHPTYGVNILKPQGVWSEAVLSIVGSHHEFIDGSGFPKQLKGKQIPITTQVVSLANEFENLLNDSRFSSSKLALGYLYKNGSKRHDPELLAALIKTIGVFPPGTIVKLQDGCFAKVLVNKNHSNFPDVLSCTESGSKAKMRCLEDEQVAIDSVVNKGELPENVLQALGGDQAVSFYFCSE
- a CDS encoding DUF2919 domain-containing protein, which codes for MLDFSHIRWLDDKGRVKPPLTLYIVLAFLARSWCVFAMSLTQSGQRDVLVKLFYPEKTDFISGLVAGSIAVVIFFLITFERRGKPTFLIPLFKRIKWGLFVTLVAEVYLIYVKLSHLQFQFSWQSGLEVLGLFWCWLFIIKSQHLEYYVKNWTLDRE
- a CDS encoding SDR family oxidoreductase, with the protein product MNQKVTIIGCGWFGFPLAKHLLELGFQVSASKREASSLESLKDEGIKAFTLDLEQELTGTVETIAPFLQSEYLIVTVPPRLRRQTSSTFLSQLKKLMQIIDVEQYNKIVFTSSTSVYPDIDKIMVEEDATSHSESSETMLAAEDLFLKHNNGYVLRFSGLMGPQRPPGRFFAGKTQIPAGDKVVNLVHQTDCIQAMVSLLTADSASKVYNVCSPHHPSRSEFYTQATRELGVELPEFLNDGVHGKEVSGSKISCELGFSYQFDDLFVALKAC
- the nadE gene encoding ammonia-dependent NAD(+) synthetase; translation: MKAQIIEEMKVQPQIDSEQEVQRRVGFIKTMLLNSGCKSVVLGISGGVDSSLAGRLCQLAVEQLNDEQKFNQYQFFAVRLPYKIQKDEDEAQLACQFIQPSQQVTVNIAYGADGIHSEVLASLENANVNVDDGINIDFVKGNVKARQRMIAQYEIAGLVNGLVVGTDHSAENITGFYTKWGDGACDLAPLFGLSKRQVRQLASYLGAPDLLVNKAPTADLEEDKPQLADEVALGLTYDQIDDFLEGKHVSSDVEETLIGIYKRTQHKRKAIPTIYDNYTHDT